In Sulfitobacter sp. M39, the following proteins share a genomic window:
- a CDS encoding ABC transporter permease, giving the protein MTAGNLLRACLLALLLALVLRPDWFAPLFAPLAPAGGPVIYARSSLLSLSLSHLGLVALASVAATLVAVTLAIFVTRPVGASFLPLSRTITNIGQTFPPVAVLALAVPALGFGAGPTLVALFLYGLLPIFENAITALSTLPPATMEAARGMGLNRWQRLWRVELPLALPVILTGIRLSVVIALGTATIGSTVAARTLGEVIIAGLLTNNTAYVLQGGLIVGLFAVLIYDAMAQLERYLSRRMGG; this is encoded by the coding sequence ATGACAGCGGGCAATCTGCTACGCGCCTGCTTGCTGGCGCTGCTGCTCGCTCTGGTGCTCCGGCCCGATTGGTTCGCGCCGCTCTTTGCGCCGCTAGCCCCGGCGGGCGGACCGGTCATTTACGCGCGCAGCTCTTTGCTGTCGCTCTCGCTCAGCCATCTTGGGCTGGTGGCCCTTGCCTCTGTTGCGGCGACGCTGGTGGCGGTGACGCTGGCGATCTTTGTCACCCGTCCTGTGGGCGCGTCCTTCCTGCCGCTGTCGCGCACGATCACCAACATCGGTCAGACCTTCCCCCCCGTCGCGGTGCTGGCGCTTGCCGTGCCTGCCTTGGGGTTCGGGGCGGGGCCGACGCTGGTGGCGCTGTTTCTTTATGGGCTGCTCCCAATTTTCGAAAATGCGATCACCGCCCTGTCGACCCTGCCCCCCGCCACGATGGAGGCCGCACGCGGCATGGGGCTGAACCGCTGGCAACGCCTGTGGCGGGTGGAGCTTCCCCTCGCCCTGCCCGTGATCCTGACCGGCATCCGCCTGTCCGTCGTTATTGCCCTTGGCACCGCCACCATCGGCTCCACCGTTGCCGCGCGCACCCTTGGCGAAGTCATCATCGCCGGGCTGCTGACCAACAACACCGCCTATGTGCTGCAAGGCGGGTTGATCGTGGGACTTTTTGCGGTGCTTATCTATGATGCGATGGCCCAGCTTGAACGCTACCTTAGCCGGCGCATGGGTGGGTAA
- a CDS encoding nickel/cobalt transporter, producing MRRALTVIALGVVIALAALWWTGGFDRLAQWAAAHQRAFQNSIALSLRAVRAGQPEAVTALLSACFAYGVVHAAGPGHGKVLIGGYGAAKAVPMLRLSVIALLSSLGQAVTAVALVYTGVSLLQLGRARMIALTEAIMAPVSYGAIACVGLWLFWRGLRHFRATLPAPQDHHDTHHNHDHDHDHDGICATCGHAHGPTAEQVQNATTLRETLLLIGSIAIRPCTGGLFVLIITLQMGIAGVGIAGAFAMAFGTATITIAVGLGAGALRGGVLAGWASTPRAAQIAALIELAAGLGVALLAGGLLLRAI from the coding sequence ATGCGCCGCGCCCTGACCGTGATCGCCTTGGGCGTGGTCATCGCCCTTGCCGCACTGTGGTGGACCGGCGGCTTTGACCGGCTCGCGCAATGGGCTGCGGCGCATCAACGCGCGTTTCAAAACAGCATCGCCCTCTCGCTTCGCGCCGTGCGTGCGGGCCAGCCAGAGGCGGTAACCGCCCTGCTGTCCGCCTGTTTCGCCTATGGCGTGGTGCATGCCGCAGGCCCCGGTCACGGCAAGGTGTTGATCGGCGGCTATGGCGCGGCCAAGGCTGTGCCAATGCTGCGCCTGTCGGTGATTGCGCTGTTATCCTCGCTGGGTCAGGCCGTGACGGCGGTGGCTCTGGTCTATACCGGCGTGAGCCTGTTGCAGTTGGGGCGCGCGCGTATGATTGCGCTGACAGAGGCGATTATGGCCCCCGTCAGCTACGGCGCGATTGCCTGTGTCGGGCTGTGGCTGTTCTGGCGTGGCCTGCGCCATTTCCGCGCGACGCTTCCCGCGCCGCAAGATCATCACGACACCCATCACAATCACGATCACGATCACGATCACGACGGTATCTGCGCCACCTGCGGCCATGCCCATGGCCCCACCGCTGAACAGGTTCAAAATGCGACCACCCTGCGCGAGACGCTGCTGCTGATCGGCTCTATCGCGATCCGCCCATGCACGGGGGGACTGTTCGTGCTGATCATCACGCTTCAGATGGGGATCGCGGGCGTCGGGATTGCCGGTGCTTTCGCGATGGCCTTTGGCACTGCGACCATCACCATCGCTGTGGGTCTGGGGGCCGGCGCATTGCGCGGTGGCGTGCTTGCCGGATGGGCGAGCACCCCCCGTGCAGC
- a CDS encoding DUF1007 family protein, which produces MIRQLAPFVLTLWAAPLAAHPHVFIDTQLSLVADDQGQLTHVRVTWEYDALYSLLVTEDMGLDADGDGALTETELATLNGFDMQWVDGFNGDLVLSTEANTIALSGPTDIATQFDNGQITTMHTRALETAIPAGTAITIKPYDETYYTAYDITTAIDTTRAPTCRARVAMPDVTATMEALQQQLAQLDAQTDPSDAGLPDIGAQMAPTVNVTCAAP; this is translated from the coding sequence ATGATCCGACAGCTTGCCCCCTTTGTTCTCACCCTCTGGGCCGCGCCGCTGGCCGCGCACCCCCATGTGTTCATCGACACGCAGCTCTCGCTTGTGGCCGACGATCAAGGGCAACTGACCCATGTGCGGGTGACCTGGGAATATGACGCGCTCTATTCCTTGCTGGTGACCGAGGATATGGGCCTTGATGCCGACGGCGACGGGGCGCTCACGGAAACGGAGCTTGCGACGCTGAACGGCTTTGACATGCAGTGGGTCGACGGGTTCAACGGCGATCTGGTCCTCAGCACCGAAGCGAACACCATCGCGCTGTCCGGCCCGACCGATATTGCGACGCAGTTCGACAACGGACAGATCACTACGATGCATACCCGTGCGCTGGAAACCGCAATCCCCGCGGGGACAGCGATCACCATCAAACCATACGATGAGACCTATTACACCGCCTACGATATCACGACCGCAATAGACACCACGCGCGCGCCGACCTGTCGCGCCCGCGTCGCCATGCCCGATGTCACCGCCACGATGGAGGCGCTGCAACAACAGCTTGCCCAGCTTGATGCCCAGACCGATCCGTCCGACGCGGGTCTGCCGGATATCGGCGCGCAAATGGCACCGACGGTGAATGTGACATGCGCCGCGCCCTGA